In the Holophagales bacterium genome, one interval contains:
- a CDS encoding ABC-F family ATP-binding cassette domain-containing protein: MISFSKVSKQYGRQILFVDASFQLNPGEKAGLVGPNGAGKTTVFRMITGEEHPDDGDVSVPKKLSIGYFRQDVEEMSGRSVLEEAIAGSGRLGDLHHELMDLEHALSDPERADEMEKVLERYGEVQHEYQQRGGYELEAKAKEILQGLGFPDEVVDGDVGALSGGWKMRVAMARILLGRPDVLLMDEPTNHLDIESILWLERFLHDYPGALLMTSHDRDFMNRVVDRIVEVDGGEIFTWTGDYDFYERERGLREAQREASYARQQAMFAKEQRFIERFSTHAAKAAQVQSRVKKLEKIEQLELPRRRKVVRFDFRQPPRSGDDVVALAGVGKRYGSRVVYDGFDFLVRRGERWCVMGRNGAGKSTLLKMVSGALSPDSGTVKLGASLKLGYFAQQSLDLLDPTLTVIEQLQKDFAMEGLGVLRTLAGAFQFSGDDIDKPVRVLSGGEKSRLVLARMLFDPPNFLVLDEPTNHLDLATKEMLVEALHGFEGTMLFVSHDRTFLRGLANRVLEIGGEDGSGRPVTYDGSYEEYVSRSGHEAPGVHA; this comes from the coding sequence ATGATCTCCTTCTCGAAAGTCTCCAAGCAGTACGGCCGGCAGATCCTCTTCGTCGACGCCTCGTTCCAGCTCAACCCGGGCGAGAAGGCGGGGCTCGTCGGCCCGAACGGCGCCGGCAAGACCACCGTCTTCCGGATGATCACCGGGGAGGAGCACCCCGACGACGGGGACGTCTCCGTCCCGAAGAAGCTCTCCATCGGCTACTTCCGCCAGGACGTCGAGGAGATGTCGGGGCGGTCGGTGCTCGAGGAGGCGATCGCCGGGAGCGGCCGGCTCGGCGACCTGCACCACGAGCTGATGGACCTCGAGCACGCCCTCTCCGACCCGGAGCGCGCCGACGAGATGGAGAAGGTCCTCGAGCGCTACGGCGAGGTGCAGCACGAGTACCAGCAGCGGGGCGGGTACGAGCTCGAGGCGAAGGCGAAGGAGATCCTCCAGGGGCTCGGCTTCCCCGACGAGGTGGTCGACGGCGACGTCGGGGCCCTCTCGGGCGGCTGGAAGATGCGCGTGGCGATGGCCCGCATCCTCCTCGGCAGGCCCGACGTCCTCCTGATGGACGAGCCGACGAACCACCTCGACATCGAGTCGATCCTCTGGCTCGAGCGGTTCCTCCACGACTACCCCGGCGCGCTCCTGATGACGAGCCACGACCGCGACTTCATGAACCGCGTCGTCGACCGGATCGTGGAGGTGGACGGCGGCGAGATCTTCACCTGGACCGGCGACTACGACTTCTACGAGCGCGAGCGGGGCCTGCGCGAGGCGCAGCGCGAGGCCTCCTACGCGCGGCAGCAGGCGATGTTCGCCAAGGAGCAGCGCTTCATCGAGCGCTTCTCGACCCACGCGGCCAAGGCCGCCCAGGTGCAGAGCCGCGTGAAGAAGCTCGAGAAGATCGAGCAGCTCGAGCTCCCCCGCCGCCGCAAGGTCGTGCGGTTCGACTTCCGGCAGCCGCCGCGCTCGGGCGACGACGTCGTCGCGCTCGCCGGGGTCGGAAAGCGCTACGGCTCCCGCGTCGTCTACGACGGCTTCGACTTTCTCGTCCGGCGCGGCGAGCGCTGGTGCGTCATGGGACGAAACGGGGCGGGCAAGTCGACGCTCCTGAAGATGGTGTCGGGGGCGCTATCCCCCGACTCGGGGACCGTCAAGCTCGGCGCCTCGCTCAAGCTCGGCTACTTCGCCCAGCAGTCGCTCGACCTCCTCGACCCCACGCTGACGGTGATCGAGCAGCTCCAGAAGGACTTCGCGATGGAGGGGCTCGGCGTCCTCCGGACCCTGGCCGGGGCGTTCCAGTTTTCCGGGGACGACATCGACAAGCCGGTGCGCGTCCTTTCGGGGGGCGAGAAGTCGCGGCTGGTCCTGGCGCGGATGCTCTTCGACCCGCCGAACTTCCTCGTCCTGGACGAGCCGACGAACCACCTCGACCTCGCCACGAAGGAGATGCTCGTGGAGGCGCTCCACGGCTTCGAGGGGACGATGCTCTTCGTCTCCCACGACCGGACGTTCCTCCGGGGCCTGGCGAACCGGGTCCTGGAGATCGGCGGCGAGGACGGCTCGGGCCGGCCCGTGACGTACGACGGCTCCTACGAGGAGTACGTCTCGCGGTCGGGGCACGAGGCGCCGGGCGTCCACGCGTAG